The following coding sequences lie in one Fusarium poae strain DAOMC 252244 chromosome 1, whole genome shotgun sequence genomic window:
- a CDS encoding hypothetical protein (BUSCO:25281at5125) yields the protein MNKRSSGSISEAPGQAAASTLPQAIPPPQTPQSQGSTLPQASPAYTPAQTQMPPKTTPTKSTLKALPTVRDHTTDQLNASGDEYLPREIDEFGEKKVQQNGTLNGGREYKCRTFLVPNRGDKLFMLATECARVLGYRDSYLLFNKNRSLFKIIASQAEKDDLVAQEILPFSYRSRQIAIVTARSMFRQFGSRVIVNGRRVRDDYWETKARKQGFTEADLAGEKRPGATKAREAAEAQQNNVLLAGPHPEIVYSNNPGPFPGPPQPHLVQPDLSDSRPRDYSGILKGGPRQEITGPAYQDQTRPSPLGELNTQAHHAADFSRSVNQQRDMRNDYLQGIWRRPHEQPPSNLTQQPVAPADSSNTATSRPSHSPHTTATAMSQQPGLVSTQSPQMMMTTAPYSQSISAQSSLTQAPMRGMAHSPTQSNIRPTLPGSTGSMSQGTPGYNYQSGQMWPQTPQAPQHSYGSYTAQSQAPHPSQSPSSHLRQSSSGQMQSMQFPGMAGMQYGAGQSMYPTDQTPRQYMPQGGPGAPSVSQGWSGQHSPAQQWWTPGQQPQ from the exons ATGAACAAACGATCTTCGGGGAGCATTTCCGAGGCTCCGGGGCAGGCTGCAGCCTCGACCCTCCCTCAGGCTATTCCTCCGCCCCAAACTCCTCAATCTCAAGGCTCGACATTGCCACAAGCCAGCCCTGCCTACACGCCAGCACAGACACAAATGCCACCCAAGACCACTCCAACAAAGTCAACTTTGAAGGCGCTGCCAACTGTGCGAGACCATACAACCGATCAGCTCAATGCATCCGGCGACGAATATCTGCCTCGCGAGATTGACGAGTTTGGAGAGAAAAAAGTCCAGCAGAATGGCACACTGAACGGAGGTCGAGAATACAAGTGTCGAACCTTCCTCGTTCCCAACAGGGGAGATAAACTGTTCATGCTTGCCACCGAGTGTGCCAGGGTTCTAGGCTACCGTGACTCGTATCTTTTGTTTAACAAGAACAGGTCACTATTCAAGATTATTGCTAGCCAGGCAGAAAAGGACGATTTGGTTGCGCAAGAAATCCTTCCTTTCTCGTATCGTTCGAGGCAAATTGCCATTGTTACCGCCAGGTCAATGTTTCGACAATTTGGAAGCCGCGTGATTGTCAACGGTCGAAGAGTTCGCGATGACTATTGGGAAACCAAGGCTCGGAAACAAGGCTTCACCGAGGCTGACCTAGCTGGCGAAAAGCGCCCCGGTGCTACAAAGGCAAGAGAGGCGGCTGAGGCGCAGCAGAACAATGTCTTGTTGGCTGGACCTCATCCAGAGATTGTGTATAGCAACAACCCAGGACCGTTCCCCGGCCCCCCGCAGCCGCACCTTGTTCAACCAG ACCTCAGCGACTCCCGGCCGCGCGATTATTCGGGAATCCTCAAAGGCGGACCTCGTCAGGAGATTACCGGCCCTGCTTACCAAGACCAGACTCGCCCTTCCCCCCTCGGAGAGCTCAATACCCAAGCCCATCATGCCGCAGATTTTAGCAGGTCAGTTAACCAGCAGCGGGATATGCGCAACGACTATCTCCAGGGTATTTGGCGACGCCCACACGAGCAGCCTCCTTCCAATCTGACCCAGCAGCCTGTGGCTCCGGCCGATAGTTCCAATACTGCAACCAGCCGACCGTCACACTCACCCCATACCACAGCCACAGCCATGTCACAGCAGCCTGGATTGGTATCCACACAAAGCCctcagatgatgatgaccacCGCGCCTTACTCACAGTCTATCAGCGCGCAGAGCAGTCTTACTCAGGCGCCGATGAGAGGTATGGCTCACTCACCAACACAGTCAAACATCAGGCCAACTCTCCCAGGTTCCACAGGCTCCATGTCACAAGGAACGCCCGGCTACAACTACCAATCAGGTCAAATGTGGCCACAGACTCCTCAGGCGCCTCAGCACAGCTATGGCAGCTACACTGCTCAGTCCCAAGCTCCTCACCCCTCGCAGTCACCCTCTTCACATCTGCGTCAGTCTAGTTCTGGCCAGATGCAGAGTATGCAATTCCCCGGCATGGCTGGTATGCAGTACGGTGCGGGACAAAGCATGTACCCCACGGATCAAACTCCCCGGCAATACATGCCTCAAGGAGGACCCGGGGCGCCTTCGGTATCTCAGGGATGGTCTGGTCAGCATTCACCAGCCCAGCAATGGTGGACTCCTGGGCAGCAGCCTCAATAA
- a CDS encoding hypothetical protein (TransMembrane:1 (o6-30i)~BUSCO:50214at5125): MKDSQIQVIIVVLATVVPVTAITAVGWFLWRRSRQRRRFLFMKRGITPINDEEIESWKRDRSHEKTKIIEATNREARDQEQQQQEQEHEYLQRQKSTSFSSIRKPPSVIVYDRPHPRVSEELSPRSIHYKRSIDIPSTPVLARAPNSRPGLTDEAVQGEDAFISPMKRQPSRLAKLPPSSRHSRTRSSRSSTMSAVSPQDPWHGHYPDAFNGTRSSSEYLPRTHQSLDIRRQQPRMHFMSNTSRLSFDEEVYLGGLSPRPLVRQSEIGRAIG; encoded by the coding sequence ATGAAGGACTCCCAAATTcaagtcatcatcgtcgtcctcgCGACTGTGGTTCCTGTCACTGCGATTACCGCAGTTGGATGGTTTCTATGGCGCCGTAGTCGCCAACGCCGCAGATTTCTCTTCATGAAAAGAGGCATCACGCCTATCAACGACGAGGAAATAGAATCGTGGAAGAGAGATAGGAGTCACGAGAAGACCAAGATCATCGAAGCCACCAACCGGGAGGCTAGAGATCaggaacaacaacaacaagaacaagaacatgAGTATCTGCAAAGACAAAAGAGCACCTCTTTCAGCTCAATTCGCAAACCTCCAAGCGTTATTGTCTACGACCGTCCCCATCCTCGAGTTTCCGAAGAACTCTCCCCTCGATCAATCCATTACAAGCGCAGTATCGATATACCTTCGACACCAGTCCTTGCCCGCGCCCCCAACTCACGGCCAGGTCTTACTGATGAGGCTGTCCAAGGCGAAGATGCTTTCATCTCACCCATGAAGCGCCAACCCTCACGATTGGCAAAACTCCCCCCTTCATCCCGCCATAGTCGAACTCgcagcagccgcagcagTACTATGAGCGCGGTTTCGCCCCAAGATCCTTGGCATGGTCACTATCCTGATGCGTTCAACGGCACTCGCAGCTCCAGCGAATACCTGCCTCGGACGCACCAATCACTGGACATCAGACGACAGCAGCCGCGAATGCATTTCATGTCCAACACGAGTCGTCTCTCATTTGACGAAGAGGTTTACCTAGGAGGCCTTTCACCACGACCGCTCGTTCGCCAATCGGAGATTGGCAGGGCTATCGGTTGA